From Pseudanabaena sp. BC1403, the proteins below share one genomic window:
- a CDS encoding glycosyltransferase family 2 protein yields MKKISIVTPCYNEEENILDVYSRVKQIFDNLDQYNYEHLFIDNASKDKTPQILKEIAKEDQRVKIIINCRNFGPTRSMYYALLQTSGDSVVLLPADLQEPPELIPEFIEKWEDGYTVVKGVKIPSKENFLIYISRNIYYFLIRRISDIELTSHFIGFGLYDKEVIKTLREINDPYPYFRGLIEELGFYSIKVQYKQKQRQKGKSSYNFFRYFDEAMLGITSHSRIPLRIATILGFTTSFLSLIIAIGYLVAKLVFWQAFPLGTAPITIGLFFFASVQLFFIGMIGEYMGLMHLRMLNRPLVTERERVNFDRLS; encoded by the coding sequence ATGAAAAAAATTAGTATAGTCACTCCTTGTTACAATGAAGAAGAAAATATACTAGATGTCTATTCCCGTGTTAAGCAGATTTTTGACAATTTGGATCAATACAATTATGAACATCTCTTCATAGATAATGCTTCTAAGGATAAAACACCTCAAATTTTAAAAGAAATTGCTAAAGAAGATCAAAGAGTAAAAATTATAATTAACTGTAGAAACTTTGGACCAACTCGATCCATGTATTATGCTCTTCTTCAAACTTCAGGTGATTCAGTTGTTTTACTGCCAGCAGATTTGCAGGAACCACCCGAACTGATTCCTGAGTTTATTGAAAAATGGGAAGATGGATATACTGTTGTTAAAGGCGTAAAAATTCCAAGCAAAGAAAACTTTTTGATATATATATCAAGAAATATTTACTATTTTCTGATTCGTAGAATCTCCGATATTGAACTTACTAGCCATTTTATAGGTTTTGGGTTGTATGACAAAGAAGTTATAAAAACTCTAAGAGAGATCAATGATCCCTATCCCTATTTTCGTGGGCTGATAGAAGAACTTGGCTTTTACAGTATCAAAGTTCAATATAAACAAAAGCAACGACAGAAAGGAAAAAGTAGTTATAATTTTTTTCGATATTTTGATGAAGCTATGCTTGGTATTACAAGTCATTCTCGAATACCACTAAGAATAGCAACCATATTAGGATTTACAACGTCTTTCCTGAGTCTAATAATTGCTATTGGTTATCTAGTCGCAAAACTCGTTTTTTGGCAAGCATTTCCATTAGGAACCGCGCCGATTACGATTGGTTTGTTTTTCTTTGCTTCTGTTCAACTGTTTTTTATTGGTATGATTGGCGAATATATGGGGCTAATGCATCTGAGAATGCTTAATCGTCCTTTGGTCACAGAAAGAGAACGAGTTAATTTTGATAGGTTGTCTTAA
- a CDS encoding GtrA family protein — translation MSIVKSTISKIKNNTFVSFLFVGGINTLFGYTIFSLLVFVRLEYRLALLIATVCGIFFNFKTVGTLVFKTRNNRLIIRFIIVYLLTYLINVGVLKITNSLGINLFLSQALLVLPLACFSYFLNKQFVFDSRNK, via the coding sequence ATGTCGATAGTTAAATCAACTATTTCAAAAATAAAAAATAATACATTTGTTAGTTTTTTATTCGTCGGAGGCATTAATACACTATTTGGGTATACTATATTTTCCCTACTAGTTTTTGTCAGGTTAGAATATCGTCTTGCATTGCTAATAGCGACAGTATGTGGGATATTCTTTAATTTTAAAACAGTGGGAACTCTAGTATTTAAGACAAGAAACAATAGATTGATAATTCGTTTCATTATAGTTTACCTACTTACTTACTTGATAAATGTAGGAGTATTGAAAATCACTAACTCTTTAGGAATTAACCTGTTTTTATCGCAAGCACTTTTAGTGCTGCCATTAGCTTGCTTTTCCTACTTTTTAAACAAACAATTTGTATTCGACAGTCGAAATAAATGA
- a CDS encoding transketolase family protein translates to MRNAFSNALINAAKSDPRVILMTGDHGYALFDEFRQQCPEQYINAGVAEQNMVGVAAGLAKSGFRPFVYGLSAFVPIRVLEQIKLDVCYEQLPVILVGDGAGVVYSSLGSSHQSTEDIAALRAIPHIAILSPADSYEMTQCMNLALEANQAVYLRIGKADLHPIHSCLPDFPLGDLSQIKQGNSKMCLVATGSMVKTAMDLSERFGDLEVWSVPCIKPMNVSQVVSIAKRHELIVVLEEHSIYGGVGSAIAEITSELSQTRVCRIGIQDKFSRFCGSYQYLMKEHHLDTESIFKRINKLNS, encoded by the coding sequence ATGAGAAATGCTTTTAGCAATGCCCTAATCAACGCAGCAAAGTCTGACCCACGAGTTATCTTAATGACAGGAGATCATGGCTATGCGCTATTTGATGAATTTCGACAACAATGTCCCGAGCAATATATTAATGCGGGTGTTGCAGAACAAAATATGGTGGGGGTTGCGGCAGGACTTGCTAAAAGTGGATTTAGACCTTTCGTCTATGGTCTAAGTGCTTTTGTCCCCATTAGAGTATTAGAGCAAATTAAATTAGATGTTTGCTATGAACAATTGCCCGTAATATTAGTTGGTGATGGTGCGGGTGTTGTGTATAGTAGCTTAGGTTCTAGTCATCAAAGTACAGAGGATATCGCTGCATTGCGTGCAATACCACATATTGCAATTCTATCTCCCGCAGATAGTTATGAGATGACACAATGCATGAATTTGGCACTAGAAGCCAATCAAGCGGTTTATTTGCGCATTGGCAAAGCCGATTTGCATCCGATTCATAGCTGTTTACCTGATTTTCCATTAGGTGATTTATCTCAAATTAAGCAAGGCAATAGCAAAATGTGTTTGGTTGCCACTGGCTCAATGGTGAAAACAGCGATGGATCTTAGCGAAAGGTTTGGTGATCTTGAAGTTTGGAGTGTTCCTTGTATTAAACCAATGAATGTCTCACAGGTTGTTTCTATCGCTAAACGCCATGAACTTATTGTAGTATTAGAGGAGCATTCAATATATGGAGGAGTAGGATCGGCGATTGCTGAAATAACCTCAGAACTATCTCAAACTAGAGTTTGTAGAATAGGTATTCAAGATAAATTTTCTCGGTTTTGTGGAAGTTATCAATATTTAATGAAAGAACATCATTTAGATACTGAATCAATTTTTAAAAGAATCAATAAATTAAACAGTTAA
- a CDS encoding transketolase has product MFEVGKLRKTILDMAYAGSTVHIACAFSIVEILAVLYRSHLNLGNGHPEDPLRDYLVLSKGHGVMAQYACMLELGWLTDDDIQNYFSDGTSLKGLSDAHVAGLEVSSGSLGHGLSVSVGLALGAKRNRTKQKCFAIVGDGELNEGTIWEALMFAVHFKLDNLIVIVDVNGYQAMGSTQEVMDMGNITDKFEAFGFDTLEINGHDEHLLDKTIHELVNSHSDKPKAIIANTIKGKGISFMESDNRWHYTRLTSETYHQAIAELSEKEVISLP; this is encoded by the coding sequence ATGTTTGAGGTCGGAAAACTGCGTAAAACCATTTTAGATATGGCCTATGCAGGTTCTACAGTACATATTGCCTGCGCTTTCTCAATAGTTGAAATATTAGCAGTACTTTATCGATCACATCTCAATTTAGGCAATGGTCATCCTGAGGATCCACTTCGAGATTATCTCGTACTCAGTAAGGGGCACGGGGTCATGGCTCAATATGCTTGTATGCTCGAATTAGGATGGTTAACCGATGATGATATTCAAAATTATTTTAGTGATGGGACTTCTCTCAAAGGGCTTTCTGATGCCCATGTGGCAGGGCTTGAAGTTTCTTCAGGTTCGCTTGGTCATGGTTTATCTGTAAGTGTTGGCTTGGCATTGGGCGCAAAACGTAATCGCACTAAGCAAAAGTGTTTTGCAATTGTTGGAGACGGTGAATTGAACGAGGGAACGATTTGGGAAGCCCTGATGTTTGCGGTTCATTTTAAACTTGATAATTTGATCGTTATTGTTGATGTCAATGGTTACCAAGCAATGGGTTCTACTCAAGAAGTTATGGACATGGGAAATATTACCGATAAGTTTGAAGCTTTCGGTTTCGATACCCTAGAAATCAATGGTCATGATGAACATTTACTAGACAAAACAATTCATGAACTAGTAAACTCGCATTCAGATAAACCTAAAGCAATTATTGCGAATACAATTAAAGGTAAAGGCATATCTTTTATGGAATCAGATAACCGTTGGCACTATACACGCCTTACGTCAGAAACGTATCATCAGGCGATCGCCGAATTGTCAGAAAAAGAGGTTATATCTTTGCCATGA
- a CDS encoding NAD(P)-dependent oxidoreductase, translating to MRNPLALDLDHIILHTDNLWEQLRGKRIFITGGTGFFGCWLLESFVWANENLSLDSTIYVLTRNIQSFTKKAPHLANNQAIKLHVGDITSFVFPELQFSYVIHAATEVNLLSNRNSSLDIFNTIVEGTKHVLEFTKQCGAEKFLLTSSGAVYGKQPNDMTHIFEEYQGSPDLMSIQSAYGQGKRVSEFLCAGYANIYDFEVKIARCFAFIGAYLPLDSHLAIASFINAGLSKTPINIQGDGTAYRSYLYMADLTIWLWHILFRGKNCCPYNVGSDQEISIKNLAILVSQAFKHKPEIHIAQKNDPAQPIERYVPSIQRVFNSLQLKPTISIEDAINRSINWYQQTGESRYV from the coding sequence ATGAGGAATCCGCTAGCATTAGACTTAGATCATATTATCTTACATACTGATAATTTGTGGGAGCAACTAAGAGGTAAGCGAATTTTCATCACAGGTGGAACTGGTTTTTTTGGATGCTGGTTGCTGGAAAGCTTTGTATGGGCGAATGAAAACCTATCACTAGACTCAACAATCTATGTATTAACTAGAAACATTCAGTCTTTTACTAAAAAAGCTCCACATTTAGCCAATAATCAGGCCATTAAACTACATGTGGGTGATATTACATCTTTTGTTTTTCCTGAACTTCAATTTTCCTATGTTATCCATGCAGCAACAGAAGTAAACTTGCTCAGTAACAGAAATAGTTCTTTAGATATCTTCAATACTATTGTAGAAGGAACGAAACATGTTTTAGAATTTACCAAGCAATGTGGGGCTGAAAAATTTTTGTTAACTAGCTCAGGTGCGGTCTATGGAAAACAACCGAATGATATGACTCATATTTTTGAAGAATATCAAGGATCCCCTGATTTGATGAGTATTCAATCAGCCTATGGTCAAGGTAAGAGAGTTTCAGAATTCCTATGTGCTGGTTATGCCAATATATATGATTTTGAAGTGAAGATTGCCCGTTGTTTTGCTTTTATTGGGGCTTATTTACCTTTAGATAGTCATTTGGCGATCGCCAGTTTCATTAATGCGGGCTTGAGTAAAACGCCAATAAATATCCAAGGTGATGGCACAGCTTATCGTTCTTATTTATACATGGCAGATCTAACGATATGGCTATGGCATATATTGTTTAGAGGAAAAAATTGTTGTCCCTATAACGTTGGTTCAGATCAAGAAATTAGCATCAAGAATTTAGCAATATTAGTCTCTCAGGCGTTTAAGCATAAACCAGAAATTCATATTGCACAAAAAAACGATCCAGCTCAACCCATTGAACGATATGTCCCCTCAATTCAAAGAGTATTTAACTCATTACAGTTAAAACCAACGATTTCAATTGAAGATGCAATTAATCGATCCATAAATTGGTATCAACAAACAGGAGAAAGTCGTTATGTTTGA
- the rfbH gene encoding lipopolysaccharide biosynthesis protein RfbH — translation MPQSLQSSASNQESELRARVFEAVKAYSQYKFAPKEFIEGETYVPVSGKVFDETEIVNLVDASLDFWLTTGRFAAEFEKRFAEWIGVKHCLLVNSGSSANLLALTALTSPKLGDKRLKAGDEVITVAAGFPTTVNPIFQNQLVPVFVDIQLPSYEIDVSQLESALSERSRAIMIAHTLGNAFDIDAVMAFAQKHDLWVIEDNCDAVGTTYRQRKTGTFGHLSTVSFYPAHHMTMGEGGAVLTSDSRLKKIVESFRDWGRDCWCPPGVDNTCGKRYEWQLGELPTGYDHKYTYSHIGYNLKMTDMQAAVGVAQLDKLPIFIEKRKQNFEFLYSHLQDLQDVLLLPESTPNSESSWFGFLLSVKENASFSRNQLVQHLETNRIGTRLLFAGNLTRQPAYKGLSYRVVGDLKNTDWAMKNSFWLGLYPHLTEDILKYVVGVIKNFCSEKLG, via the coding sequence ATGCCTCAATCTCTCCAGTCAAGTGCATCTAATCAGGAAAGTGAGTTGCGAGCACGGGTTTTTGAAGCTGTCAAAGCTTATTCCCAGTACAAGTTTGCCCCAAAAGAATTCATTGAGGGAGAAACCTATGTGCCAGTCTCAGGCAAGGTATTTGATGAGACTGAAATCGTTAATCTTGTTGATGCTTCACTAGATTTTTGGCTTACAACAGGACGCTTTGCGGCTGAATTTGAAAAACGATTTGCAGAATGGATTGGTGTCAAACACTGTTTGCTAGTTAATTCTGGATCTTCGGCTAACTTGTTAGCCCTGACGGCTCTTACTTCTCCGAAACTAGGTGATAAACGATTAAAAGCAGGTGATGAAGTTATCACCGTTGCTGCGGGGTTCCCAACAACAGTCAACCCTATTTTTCAAAATCAACTGGTTCCAGTTTTTGTTGATATTCAGTTACCTAGCTATGAAATTGATGTTTCTCAATTAGAATCTGCTCTTTCAGAGCGATCGCGTGCGATCATGATTGCCCATACTCTTGGAAATGCCTTTGATATTGATGCCGTGATGGCATTTGCCCAGAAACATGATTTATGGGTCATCGAAGATAATTGTGATGCAGTGGGAACTACTTACCGCCAGAGAAAAACTGGAACATTTGGTCATTTATCGACAGTCAGCTTTTATCCAGCCCATCACATGACTATGGGCGAGGGTGGTGCGGTTTTAACTAGTGATAGTCGGCTAAAAAAGATCGTTGAGTCTTTTCGAGACTGGGGAAGAGATTGTTGGTGTCCACCAGGGGTAGACAATACTTGCGGTAAACGTTACGAATGGCAACTTGGGGAATTACCCACAGGGTATGACCATAAATACACCTATTCTCATATTGGTTACAACCTCAAAATGACGGATATGCAAGCTGCAGTGGGTGTAGCTCAGTTAGATAAATTGCCGATATTTATCGAAAAAAGAAAACAAAATTTTGAGTTTCTCTATTCTCACTTACAAGACTTACAAGATGTTTTGTTATTACCAGAATCGACCCCTAATTCTGAATCTAGTTGGTTTGGATTTTTACTTTCGGTGAAAGAAAACGCTTCTTTTTCCCGTAATCAACTTGTACAGCACCTAGAAACAAATCGAATTGGCACAAGGTTATTATTTGCAGGAAATTTAACTAGACAGCCAGCATATAAGGGCTTAAGTTATCGTGTTGTTGGTGATTTAAAAAATACTGATTGGGCAATGAAGAACTCATTTTGGCTTGGTCTTTATCCACATTTAACTGAAGATATTCTCAAATATGTTGTTGGGGTCATCAAAAACTTCTGTTCGGAGAAATTGGGATGA
- a CDS encoding NAD-dependent epimerase/dehydratase family protein — MVNKDFWKNRSVLVTGCTGLLGSWLVNELVESKAHVTGLVRDIVPKSRLYDTAQTQINIVHGKVEDLSVLKRTVAEYEIDTVFHLAAQTIVGVANRDPLGTFEANIKGTWNVLEACRQVGGVSRIVVASSDKAYGDQDILPYDETTPLQGEHPYDVSKSCADLICRTYYVSYGLPVCVTRCGNFYGGGDLNFNRIVPDTIRSALVQKSVTIRSDGSYIRDYFYVRDGALAYLHLAEKMDNPQIWGEAFNFSNELQLTVLEIVDKVLLLMDQSHLKPIILNQAKNEIKHQYLSAQKARDILQWSPCYSLEQGLHETINWYKNFLNN, encoded by the coding sequence ATGGTAAATAAAGATTTTTGGAAAAATCGCTCTGTTTTGGTAACTGGCTGCACTGGTTTGTTGGGTAGTTGGCTAGTGAATGAATTAGTTGAATCCAAAGCACATGTAACAGGGCTAGTTAGAGATATTGTCCCTAAGTCTCGTTTGTATGACACTGCACAAACCCAAATTAATATTGTTCATGGGAAAGTAGAAGATTTATCTGTTTTAAAAAGAACGGTTGCTGAGTATGAGATAGATACTGTGTTTCACCTCGCTGCTCAGACTATTGTAGGAGTGGCTAACAGAGATCCTTTAGGTACATTTGAAGCCAATATCAAAGGAACTTGGAATGTCTTAGAGGCTTGCCGTCAAGTAGGTGGAGTCAGTCGGATTGTTGTCGCATCTAGCGATAAAGCTTATGGAGATCAAGACATACTACCCTACGATGAAACTACTCCATTACAAGGAGAACATCCTTATGATGTTTCTAAAAGTTGTGCTGATTTAATCTGCCGTACTTACTATGTCAGTTATGGACTGCCCGTATGTGTGACCCGATGTGGTAATTTTTATGGTGGTGGAGACTTAAACTTTAACCGAATAGTACCTGATACTATTAGATCTGCTCTTGTCCAAAAGTCAGTAACTATCCGTAGTGACGGTAGCTATATTAGAGATTATTTTTATGTTCGCGATGGAGCATTAGCCTATCTACATCTTGCCGAAAAGATGGACAATCCCCAGATTTGGGGTGAGGCTTTCAACTTTAGCAATGAGCTACAACTCACCGTCTTAGAAATAGTCGATAAAGTTTTACTCCTGATGGATCAAAGCCATCTTAAGCCCATCATTCTCAATCAAGCTAAAAATGAAATTAAGCATCAATATTTGTCAGCTCAGAAAGCTCGCGATATACTGCAATGGTCACCTTGCTACTCTCTAGAGCAAGGATTACATGAGACAATCAATTGGTATAAAAATTTTTTAAATAATTAA
- the rfbF gene encoding glucose-1-phosphate cytidylyltransferase, which produces MTASNTPVVILCGGRGTRLKEETEWRPKPMVNIGPRPIIWHIMKIYATHGFKDFILCLGYKGDMIRDYFLNYDFKNSDIRVDLGSKKVTKLSNGHDENDWSVTLVDTGEETMTGGRLKNVSKYIDGDKFCLTYGDGVADVDVKALVDFHQKKGKLATVTAVRPSSRYGELLIKNGIAEAFTEKPQTHEGWINGGFFVLNRKVLDFIEGDDTIWEQEPMQKLANTGELSAYQHEGFWQSMDTYREMELLNHLWNSGQAHWKVW; this is translated from the coding sequence ATGACAGCATCTAATACTCCTGTAGTTATTCTCTGTGGCGGACGTGGTACTCGGCTTAAAGAAGAAACCGAATGGAGACCAAAACCAATGGTCAATATTGGTCCTCGCCCCATTATTTGGCATATCATGAAGATTTATGCTACCCATGGCTTTAAAGATTTCATACTTTGCTTGGGCTATAAAGGAGATATGATTCGTGATTACTTTCTAAACTATGATTTTAAGAACTCTGATATCAGAGTAGATTTGGGTAGTAAGAAAGTCACAAAGCTTTCTAATGGACATGATGAAAATGATTGGTCTGTTACTCTGGTCGATACTGGCGAAGAAACGATGACTGGAGGTCGATTAAAAAATGTTAGTAAGTATATTGATGGCGATAAGTTTTGTCTCACCTATGGTGATGGAGTTGCCGATGTAGACGTAAAGGCGTTAGTTGATTTTCATCAAAAAAAAGGCAAGCTTGCCACTGTCACAGCCGTTAGACCATCCTCTCGCTACGGAGAATTGTTAATCAAAAATGGTATTGCTGAAGCATTTACTGAAAAACCGCAAACTCATGAAGGTTGGATTAATGGCGGTTTTTTCGTTCTTAATCGAAAAGTACTGGATTTTATTGAGGGTGATGATACTATTTGGGAGCAAGAACCCATGCAAAAATTAGCCAATACAGGAGAACTATCTGCTTACCAACATGAAGGTTTTTGGCAAAGTATGGATACTTATCGAGAGATGGAATTGTTAAATCACCTTTGGAATAGTGGTCAAGCACATTGGAAAGTATGGTAA
- a CDS encoding ABC transporter ATP-binding protein — protein sequence MTEEAIRLDQVSLWRRTQEEFSYDLKKTVLSFFEGKYRQPAKKLVLDKIDLVVEKGEKIGIIGSNGAGKSTLLKVISGILQPTTGTVRVRGQIAPLIELGAGFDSEISVMDNILLYGVLLGFSRAEMKERIDSILDFAELEDYRFVPVKGLSSGMVARLGFAIATDIQPEILILDEVLSVGDESFRNKCQKRIDKFWDSHVTILVVSHSMDFIQKSCDQAIWLSKGHLKLAGDSKEVVKSYLDSVT from the coding sequence ATGACGGAAGAAGCGATTCGATTAGATCAAGTATCTCTGTGGCGTAGGACTCAAGAGGAGTTTTCCTATGACCTTAAGAAAACGGTTTTATCTTTTTTTGAGGGGAAATATCGGCAGCCAGCGAAGAAATTAGTTCTAGATAAGATTGATCTAGTAGTAGAAAAGGGTGAAAAAATTGGCATCATTGGTAGCAATGGCGCTGGTAAGTCTACACTTTTAAAAGTGATTTCGGGGATACTGCAACCCACTACTGGCACGGTGCGAGTCCGTGGTCAAATTGCACCTTTGATTGAGCTAGGCGCGGGCTTTGATTCAGAAATTTCAGTGATGGACAATATTCTGCTGTATGGAGTGTTGTTAGGATTTTCTAGAGCCGAGATGAAAGAGAGGATTGATTCGATTCTTGATTTTGCTGAGCTAGAGGATTATCGGTTTGTCCCTGTTAAGGGTTTGTCGTCAGGGATGGTGGCAAGGTTGGGCTTTGCGATCGCCACCGATATCCAACCAGAAATATTAATCCTCGATGAAGTCTTGTCGGTGGGAGATGAGAGCTTTAGAAATAAATGTCAAAAACGCATTGATAAATTTTGGGACTCCCATGTGACGATTTTGGTGGTATCTCACTCAATGGATTTTATTCAAAAGTCCTGCGATCAAGCGATTTGGCTTAGTAAGGGGCATCTTAAATTAGCAGGTGACTCGAAGGAAGTTGTAAAATCCTATCTGGATAGTGTTACTTAA
- a CDS encoding ABC transporter permease translates to MSLSLSKKYISTDMQHYLELLQVLVGRNLKVRYRGSFLGIYWSLLNPLIMTGLYTAIFGATFAKYYDDSVLNYVLAALTGLIVINFFSASTMQALSSVVGNGALLNKIRLPVSVFPVSMITANVLQFLMGAYPLLAIVALVKSKNLLNAVAILLPFIALVLFCVGVGFFVSALYVFFRDLPYFYELITFMLWISSPVFYPAAIVPPAVKPFLSINPLSPIIESLRQITLSGNLPDVMMVASALLSGTIFAALGWVYFHHSRSQFMDLL, encoded by the coding sequence ATGAGTCTTTCACTAAGCAAAAAATACATTAGCACTGATATGCAGCACTATTTAGAGCTGTTACAGGTCTTGGTCGGGCGCAACTTAAAAGTGCGTTATCGAGGATCGTTTTTGGGGATTTACTGGTCGCTGCTCAATCCTTTGATCATGACGGGTTTATACACAGCTATTTTTGGTGCAACTTTTGCCAAATACTATGATGATTCAGTCTTAAATTACGTTTTAGCTGCCCTAACGGGCTTAATCGTGATTAACTTTTTCTCAGCTTCCACTATGCAGGCTTTGAGCAGTGTTGTGGGTAATGGTGCTTTACTTAATAAAATTCGTTTGCCTGTGAGCGTTTTTCCCGTTTCGATGATTACAGCTAATGTACTTCAGTTTTTAATGGGGGCTTATCCACTATTAGCGATTGTGGCTTTAGTTAAGTCTAAAAATTTACTCAATGCCGTTGCCATTCTGCTGCCATTCATTGCTCTGGTACTTTTCTGCGTGGGGGTAGGTTTTTTTGTAAGCGCCCTCTATGTGTTTTTTCGGGACTTACCCTATTTTTATGAGCTAATCACCTTTATGCTCTGGATTAGCAGCCCTGTCTTTTATCCTGCGGCGATCGTGCCACCTGCGGTTAAACCATTTCTAAGTATTAATCCCCTATCACCAATCATTGAGAGTCTAAGACAGATTACTCTGTCTGGTAATCTGCCTGACGTGATGATGGTGGCGAGTGCTTTATTAAGTGGTACGATCTTTGCGGCTTTGGGCTGGGTGTATTTTCACCACTCGCGATCGCAGTTTATGGACTTGTTATAG
- a CDS encoding GDP-mannose 4,6-dehydratase, translating to MYLMLQQEQPDDLVIATGKTISLSNFIAEALAFGILNLSWQEHIIFEQSLYRPTDITISRANLCKANQQLGWYATTSIQKIVQIMVEEMQRKLALY from the coding sequence ATGTACTTAATGCTCCAACAAGAGCAACCAGATGACTTGGTGATCGCCACAGGCAAGACAATCAGTTTGTCCAATTTTATTGCTGAGGCTTTGGCTTTTGGGATTTTGAACCTAAGCTGGCAGGAGCATATAATTTTTGAGCAATCTTTGTATCGACCAACTGATATTACGATCAGCCGAGCCAATCTTTGCAAAGCTAATCAGCAGTTAGGGTGGTATGCCACTACAAGTATCCAGAAAATTGTGCAGATTATGGTTGAAGAAATGCAAAGAAAACTGGCTCTTTATTAA
- a CDS encoding glycosyltransferase family 4 protein, whose amino-acid sequence MTKTPKIHVWLPDIFQFKGGIQVYSAFLIQALEQVLPDSDRHVFLKNDAHPTEDIKFDEQTKSSFAGRWKATFWHTPIFAAQVLLAAIKDRPDLIICGHINFSPLAAKIFNLLKIPYWVIVYGIDAWDIEDKSKIHGLKLAQKIVSIGEYTRDRIVREQNISPDRIPLLPVTFDSRQFTVSAKPQYLLDRHQLHPDQPTILTVTRLASGDRYKGYDQIIQALPAIRRQIPNICYLLVGKGDDRDRIEAMVDDMDVRDCVTFAGFVPDEELADYYNLCDLFAMPSKGEGFGIVYLEALACGKPTIGGNQDGAIDALCNGELGVLVNPDSIDEIGETIVQILMNKHPLSILYKPEMLRQKAIAKYGFEQFKQNLASLLAD is encoded by the coding sequence ATGACTAAAACTCCTAAAATCCATGTTTGGCTACCTGATATCTTTCAATTCAAAGGAGGTATACAGGTTTACTCTGCTTTTTTAATTCAGGCTTTAGAGCAAGTTTTACCAGATAGCGATCGCCATGTGTTTCTTAAGAACGATGCTCATCCAACCGAAGATATTAAGTTTGACGAACAGACCAAAAGCAGCTTTGCGGGGAGATGGAAAGCGACTTTTTGGCATACGCCGATCTTTGCTGCTCAAGTTTTATTGGCTGCGATCAAAGATCGCCCTGATTTAATTATTTGTGGTCATATAAATTTTTCACCACTTGCGGCAAAGATATTTAACCTGTTAAAAATCCCATATTGGGTAATTGTCTATGGCATCGATGCATGGGATATTGAAGATAAATCTAAAATACATGGACTGAAGTTAGCACAAAAGATTGTTTCAATCGGTGAATATACTCGCGATCGCATTGTCCGTGAACAAAATATATCGCCTGACCGAATTCCGCTTTTACCCGTAACTTTTGATTCTCGCCAATTTACTGTCAGCGCTAAACCTCAATATCTATTAGACCGTCATCAGTTACATCCTGATCAGCCAACCATTCTAACTGTGACACGTTTGGCTAGTGGCGATCGCTACAAAGGCTATGATCAGATCATTCAAGCTCTACCAGCTATTCGCCGTCAGATTCCCAATATTTGTTATCTGCTAGTTGGCAAGGGCGATGACCGCGATCGCATCGAAGCGATGGTTGATGATATGGATGTAAGAGATTGCGTAACCTTTGCTGGCTTTGTTCCAGATGAAGAGCTAGCAGATTATTACAATCTCTGTGATCTATTTGCGATGCCTAGTAAGGGAGAAGGATTTGGGATTGTTTATTTAGAAGCATTAGCCTGTGGCAAACCAACAATTGGCGGCAATCAAGATGGTGCGATCGATGCTTTGTGCAATGGAGAGTTAGGCGTTTTAGTTAATCCTGACAGCATCGACGAAATCGGAGAGACTATTGTCCAAATCCTGATGAACAAGCATCCTTTATCAATCTTGTATAAACCAGAGATGCTTAGACAAAAAGCGATCGCAAAATATGGCTTTGAGCAATTTAAACAAAATCTTGCATCTCTCTTGGCAGATTAA